GCCCGCTCCGCGGGCGGCTTCGATCAGGCCGCTCTCCCAGCCGGCGAGCTGCTCGCGGACTTCGCGCAGCGTCAGCAGCGCGGCCAGCGCGGGATGCGGACCGGAATCGGCTGCCGGCGCCGTCTCGGTCGTCGGCATTCCCGCGAAGGACTGCTGCGCGCCCTTGAGGGCCTGTTCGATGGTTTCCAGTGCCGCGGCGGCTACCGGGAAAGGGACTGGTGCGATCGGCTCGGGACCTTCGTTCATGACACTCTCCGTCGTTCGTCATCCTCCAGATGACAGCCTGCTTGTCATCGCTTCGATGACATGTTACAACGGAGGCACGTTGAAGCGCATTGGCAGTTCCTGCCTGAACCAACTGGAGGTGTTTCGCGATGTTGATGCGCACTGACCCGTTCCGCGAGATGGACCGCATCGTCCAGCAGCTGTCCGGTACCTCGGGCAGTTGGTCGAAGCCGTCCGTGATGCCGATGGACGCCTACCGCCAGGGCGACGCGTACGTGATCGCCTTCGACCTCCCCGGCGTCAGCACCGAGGCGATCGACATCGACGTCGAGCGGAACATGCTGACCGTCAAGGCCGAGCGCCGGCCCGCGGAGAAGTCCGAAGGCGTGCAGATGGAGCTCTCCGAGCGGCCCCTCGGTGTCTTCTCCCGCCAGATCATGCTGGCCGACACCCTCGACACCGAGCAGATCGAAGCCGACTACGACGCAGGTGTCCTCACCCTGCGGATCCCGATCGCCGAGCGCGCGAAGCCGCGGAAGATCGCCATTGGCGGCGAGTCCGGCCGCAAGCAGATCTCCGGCTGACCGGTCCGCCACCAGCGGCGGAGGACGGGGAACCCGATCCCCCTCCGGCATCCCGTCCTCCGCGCCCCTCTCCCCTTTCACCCCTCCCTGGGAGGTGACGTGATGCCGATGCGCCGGGAGGCGTTCCTGGGCAACGTCCAGGAACGCGGCGAGTACCAGACCCTGGATGAAGCCGAAAGGGCGGCCCGCGTCGTCCTGGCCCTGCTGGGCGCGCATCTGGTCGGCACCGTGCGAGCCGAGCTCGCCGCCCGGCTCCCAGAGACGTACGCCCTGATCCTTCTGAACCCCCTGCAGGCGGCAGAGCCGCTCTCCCCGGAACGTTTCGTCCGCGCGACGGCGGCCTGGATCGAAGGCGCCACCGAGCAGACGGCCCTGTGGGACATCGGCGCTGTCCTGTCCACCGTGGCCGCGGCGGCGGGAGACGTCCTCATGCGCGAGGTCCTGCTCCAGCTCCCGCCCGGATACGACCTCCTCTTCGGCCACCCCCAGCCCACCTGACACCGGCCGGAAACCGAAGTCCTCGAAGAGAAAGGCAACCGCAGCACCATGTACGACCAGCCTCGAGCGAACCCGTCCCTCGCGGCCATGACGTTCGACCAGATGCTGGAACGCGTGCGCTACGAAGGCGCCTATCCCACCCGCGAACGCGCCGAGGAAGCCGTCCGCACCGTCCTTGCCTCCCTCGGCCGCCAGCTCGTCGGAGACGAACGCGTCGACCTCGCACAATGCCTGCCCCTCCAAGCCGCCCTCGTCCTGACCGCCCAGATCCCCGACACCCAACACCTCACCGGCTGGGGCTTCATCAAAGACATGGCCACGCGCAGCGGCACCAGCCCGGCCATCGCCCGCTGGGACACCGGCGCTGTACTCGCCGTCGTCACACGCCTCGCCGGCCCCGACCTCCTCGCCCGGATCCTGCGCCAACTCCCCGGCGGCTACGCACTCCTCTTCGGCCAGGCAGAACTGCACCAGCCCCAACCCGCCGCCTAGCGACAACCGTTCTGTTCCAGGCGCCATACCCGGCGTGACGCCGACTGCCTGCCCCAGGCAGCTGCTGGGGCAGGCACTTGTCGTCAGGGACAGCGGGCCACCACACCGAGGGGCCGATGCCCGAGGTCGCCCAAGGTTCCTCCAGCGTGGCCATGACGGCCTGACGGTGTCCTCGTCCCCGCCGTCGCAGACACCAGTGGCGCTGTCCGGGAAAGGCCGCGAGCGCGCCGGCCCTGGCGGCCACCCCGGGCCTGCGCCACGAGTTGCCCCAGCGGTCCCCGGACCCCCGGGTGCGGGCGGCGCTCGATCGCCAGGCAGCGGTGTTCCTCCTGCGTGATGCCGCCATGCGCGTTCCGGGCGTCAGCGGCGCCCGGATCCGTATCGCCCGGCACCGCGTCGGAGTCCGCGCGGATGTGCGCTTCCGCGCCCCGGCCGACGTGAAGGCCGACCTTGTGACCGTGTTGCGGGAAGAACTTGACCGGCTGGCCCTCGCACGCACGCCTTCGCTCGCCGTTCGGGTCCGCGCACGCCGTACATGACCCGCCCGCGGACGCTCACGGCGAGAAGAGACAGGAATCGGATCCCATGAAGAGGAAATCCGTAGCCAACCGAATCCTGCTGGCTTCGACAGGCATCCTCCTGCTCGGCGCGGGATGCCTGATGCTGGCGAGTGGCTTCGACCTGTACCGGCGCTGGCACCTGGCACCACCCGACGGCTGGCCCCTGACCGCTCACGACCAGGTCCTGCTCACCGAGGCCGACCGCACCCATTGGACGACCGCAGGATGGTGGTGGCCCGCGGTCATCGCCGTTGACCGTCGTCGTCCTGCTCGCACTGTGGTGGCTGTTGGCGCAACTACGACGCACTCACCCCGGCCACATACCCGTCCAGGGACCACCCGCGGTAGAGGGAGTGGAACTGCGCGAGCAAGCCCTCAGCAACGCCCTTGCCGCCGATGCCCCGGCAGCTGCCCGGCATCCGAGCGGCGGCGGCGCAGATGGACGGCTCCCCGCGCCATCCCGAAGCACACCTCCACCTCACCCTCTCGCCCGACGGCGAACCCGGGCCCGTCCTCCAAGCGCTGTGTGAAGGTCCGCTTGATCGCGCCCGCCAGACAAGCGGTTACGACCGACTGCCGGCCGTGGTACAGCTGCGAGTCGCCCCCCACAAAGCCCGTCCCGCCGATTGACACCCTGCTGGCCGAGCTGAAGGCAGGGCCTGGCTTGGCAGATGCGTTCCGTCCAGGGGCCCGAGCAAGGTCCGGCACACCGCGGGACGAACACGCCCGGCACGTCAGCCTGCGCGCCCCGCAACCACAGGTCCGGCGCCTGGAGAAATGACCGACAAGCCCGGGAGGCGCCCGCCGCCGCGGTGGTGAGGTTCGGTGTACAGCACGCGAGAAGAGGACATGTAAGACATTCTTGCTGTACGGGAGGCCGTTATGGGCATCCTCGGATGGATTTTGGTGGGACTGTTTGCCGGGATCATCGCGTAACTTCTGATGCCGGGGCGTGATCCCGGTGGCTGCGTCGTGACGCCGCTGATCGGCATCGTCGGCGGTCTTCTCGGCGGGTGGCTCGGCAAGATCATATTTGGGGTCGACTCGATCGACGGGTTCTTCGAGTTGTCCACATGGATCGCGGCAATCGTCGGATACCTGATCATCTTGCTGGTCTACCGGCTGGTCGCGGGCAGGAAGCATTGAAATGCCTCTCGTCAGACGCCGCACGCGCAGGAAGGTTCGGAGGGGCCTGATACGCCGCCTGGCTCCTCATTCCGCCGTCGGCCGGATGACCTTGGGCGCGACGGTCTGCGGGGCGGGCGCGGCATTGTGGCTCGGGCGGCGGGTGACCAAAGGCGTGCTCCGAAAGACGCTGCGGTGGCAACTCACCGACTGGTGCGAGCTGCAGGACTGGTACTTGAGCCGCTCCCGCTCCGCCCCATCCACAGGCGCACACCCTCTCCACGCGGACCGTGCTGGGCGTCGCCTGCCCTCATAGACGGCGGGCAGCGTCCGCGCTGGCCATGACCGGGAAGAGGTCGCCGGCCTGAGTCAGGTCGAAGATCGGGTTCAGGCGTTGGGGAGTCGGGCCGATCAGGACCAGACGGCCAGTGCGCAGTAGGTGCAGCATGAGGCTCAGGAGGGTGGAGTCGGAGGATTCCACGCCGGTGACGTCCAGGGCGATCCGCCGTATCCCGGGATCTGCTATCGCGGCGTCTGCTGCCCTCTGGAGCGGCCCCATGGTGTCCTGGTCGAACTCGCCCTCGCACACGATGACCCGGACACCGTGCTCATCGGGCATTATCTCCACCCGCTGCCCGTGGTGTGCGGATAGCCGCCGCCGAGTCCGAGCGCGCTGTAGTAGCGGCCGGGCAACGGCTTCTTGGTCTCGCGGGTGTCCTTCACGCGCTCCGGATCGAAGGGGAGGTACGCGCTGACGCTGTCGGGGCTGTAGTAGCCGACGACGTCGACGATCACGTCGGCCGGGTTCCAGCCGCCGTTGCGGATGCTGATCTCGCCGTCGGTGCCGACCGGGACGATCACCGAGTTGGCGATGGTCTGGCCCGTGCTGAAGTTCAGGTTGGACGCGGTCGGGGCCGCCTTCCCGGTGGGGAAGACGGTCAGGTGGCCGTCGCTCTGCGGGTTGGCGACCGTCACGTTGAGCGCCACGGCCTTGGCCCCGGCGGGGGCGCCGCGGTTGCCCGCGATCTTGGTGCTGAAGATCCCGTACCCGGCGACCTGGCCCTTGAGGGTGCCGAGACCGGTGCGGGTGTCGACGAACCGGTCCGGGCTGATCGCCGTGTAGCCGCTGGCGGCGGACTGGGTGAAGTGGCCGGTGACGTCGGCGATGAGGTCGACCGACTCCCAACCGCCGTTGTAGAGGTCCACGTAGCCGTTGGCGCCGACGGGCACGATGACCAGGTTGGGGACCGTCTGGCCAGGCTCGTAGTTGAGGTTTGAGGGTGGTCGGGCGGTTGGTGCCCTCGGCGAAGGCGGTGACGTGGCCGCCGCTCTTCGTGTTGGTGACGGTGACGTTGAGGGCCACCGCGGTCACACCGGCGGGGATGGCGCCGTAGCCGTCGGCCTTGACCCGGGCGGAGGTGTACGGGGCGGACTTGGGCTTCGGCGCGCCGGTGCTGTCACGGGTGTCCAGCAGGCGGGTCGGGTTGTACGGGGTGAAGTCCGAGCCCTCGGTGGTGACGGTGACCGAGTTCTCGGCCGATGTCTGGTTGACCGTGTCCGTCACGGTGACCTTGACCGTGTACGTGCCGACCTCGCTGTACACGTGCTCCGTGGTCACCGAGTTGGAGCCGTTCGTGTTCGCGTTGTCCCCCGAGCCGTCACCCCAGCTGATGTCGATCAAGACGGGGGTGACCGCGCTCGCGACGTCCATGTCCAGCCGCAGCGACTTCGCCTGGAACGTGGCGGCCTGAAGGGCGACCGCGAGGTTCGGGTTCGCGTCCGAGGCCGCCAGCGTGCCGGCCGCCTTGCCCTTGCCGGTGGCCGGGACCTTGACCGAGCGGTCGGCCGGGCTGTCGAACGTGGTGGTCTTGGCCTCGATGGCCGAGTCCAGGTCGGGCTTGGACACCCCCTGCACCGTGCCCTACGCGGGGTCGGCGGCGTGGGCCAGCCCCGGTATGAGAGAAATGCCTGCCGCGAGGATGGTCGCGGATGCTACGAGTCGGCGATGAGACACCGAGCCCCCCAAATGTCTGTGAGCCCTGGAACGGGGCTGAAAACCCGCTCAGACTACAGAACGCCCGGCCCGTGGATCACTCGGGTTTATCTGTTTGCACATGCACTGATTGGGGCCTGTGGTCCGATTCCTCAGGCCTCGTCACGGCCGGCTGTTCTAACGTGGGGAGAGGACGGTCCGTGCGAGCGGCTGAGACCCGAGGTGAGTGGAGGTGCGCGTGAAGGTGGGGTGCGCAAGTGGGAAGCGGTACGGGAGTTCGCCCTCGGACTGCCGCAGGCGCGGAATGAGTGCCCCCTTCATGGTGACGTGATCCCCTGGCGGAACGTCCCTGCAATCCCCGCTCCTCAGCGCGTGCTGCCAGCTGCGACGTGCTGCAACTGGGCGATCAGGGAGCCTGGTAGAAGGGGGATGGGTACCGGTCCGGTGCTCGGTCCCGTCGGGGAGCTGCTCGAGGTGCGCCCGCCCGGGCAGGCCGCTGCCTTCCCGTGCGATCTCGCTCTCGGTCGCCACGACCAGAGCGGCCGGCTGCGCGCGGTCGGCCGGACCGTGCCGCTGCGCCCGGACGCCGCGCGGCAGGTCGCCGAACACCTCACCCCGGCCGCGTCCGGACACCCCTGGACGTGGGCGACGTTCTCGGCGGCTTGGGGGAGCTGCGACGTCCTGGACGTGACCTTGGTACGCCGGGACCTGGTGGCGGAGGTCAGCGCCGACCGGGCCGTGGACCACGGCGGGATATTCCGGCATCCGCTCCGGTTCCAGCGTCTGCGCCTGGACGTGGGCGTGGGCGATGTTCGCCGATTCGGCGCCGGGCCGGTCGCTGCTGCCGGGTGAGCCGTGCCGGTTACGTGATGGCGGCGCGTGCGGAGGCTTCCTGCTTGATCTGGAGCAGGGCCTTGGTCATGAGGTTGCAGAGTGCGAAGACCCTCTTGGGGTCGTCTGCTTCCTGAAGTGCGGTGAGTGCGGTGAGTGCGGTGGCAGCGGCGAGGTGGGTGGCGTCGAAGCTGCGGGTGGTCGCGGTGACGGCCGACTTGAGCAGTTGTTCCTCGGTGTCGCCGGTCAGGGTGTCGGCGTGGTGCAGGAGGAAGTCGACCGCGACCCGGATCAGGGTGTTGTCGGTGATGATCTCGTTCCGTTCCTGGCGGTCGCGGGCGACCTGCCGACGCAATGCGCCCAGAGAGCGGAGCTGGTCGCGGCGCAGACGCGCTTCCCTGCGGTCCAGGGTTGCCCACCGCGGCTGTTGCTCGGGGATCTCTGCCGGGGCCGCGGTTGGGGCGGGTACGTCGGCGGCGGGTTCAGGCGCTTCGGTGGAGGCAGGCGGGCGCCTGGAGCGTGCTGCGCGGCGGAGCTGGTGTACACGGCCGGAGTGGGGCATGGGGCCTCCCTGGAAGGGGGTGCCGGGTTCCCGGGAAGGAAGTCGGCACCCGGCACCCGGGGAGCCGGGGGACGGCTCGGTGCATCGTCAGGCCCAACGGCCGGGGTGCTGAAACGTCACGGCGCCAACCTGCGCCAGCGTGGACCGACCCGCGCTGCGCCAGTAGTTATGCCCCGCCCTGGCTATGTACGCGAGCGAGTTGCGGCTCTGGCTCAACTTCTGTGGCGCCGGGTCAGGTGCCCATGCGTTCGACTCTGCGCAACGCGCTGAGCCGCCGATTCCCCCGCGCGCAGGCTGGGCCATGCCAGGCAACCGCGCCGCACCACAGAAGTTGAGTCAGAGCCCGAGTTGCGACGTCGTTTCGACACGAGATTGGGAGTCGCACGCTCGCGCCAATAGCCGATGTACGCGAGAACGGGAGGCACCCCTCGTTCACGCCCTGGATCATGTCGGCCGGCCACCGCGCCCGTCGGGCCGTTCGTTGTACCTCCGTGCAGGCCGGGCTTCGTCGCTCGGGGAGCGATGAGAGAACGAGAGCATGAGCACGATCGCCCCGGATGCCGAGTGGAACCCCGTTCCGGGTACGTGTCGGGACTGACGCGCGGTGTCGGTCATCCATCGGCGACTGCCGGTTCGATGTCGGTGGCTTGTCGGCGAGGTCCGGCAGTGTTCCAGAGACGGCCGCCCGGCTCACTGGGCGGCCCCGTTCCCCAGGAGCCACCATGCACATGCCCGTCACGATCATCGGCGCCGGACTCGGCGGACTCACTCTTGCCCGCGTCCTGCACCTCCACGGAATCCCGGTCACGGTCTACGAGGCGGAGTCCTCCCCGACGGTGCGCACGCAAGGCGGGATGCTCGACATCCACGCATACAGCGGACAGCTCGCCCTCAAGGCGGCCGGCCTGATGGACGAGTTCCACGCCATCGTCCTGGAGGGCCGACAGGCGACGCGGGTCCTCGACCCGGACGGGACCGTCCTGTTCCACAAGGTCGACGACGGCACGGGCGGACGCCCCGAGGTGCAGCGCGGCGACTTACGACAGATCCTGCTCGACTCACTCCCAGCCGGCACCGTCCGATGGGGGCACAAGGCCGGCAGCACCCGCGCCCTCGGCGGGGGCCGCCACGAGGTGACGTTCGACGGCGGCGGCACCGTGGTCACCAGCCTGCTGGTCGGCGCGGACGGCGCCTGGTCACGGATACGCCCACTGCTCACCACCGCCACACCCGAGTACGCCGGCACGTCGGTCGTCGAGACGTACCTGTTCCACGCCGACACCCGCCACCCGGCCGCCGCGAAAGCGGTCGGTGGCGGGTTGCTGATCGCGCCCTCGCCGGGCAAGGAGATCTTCGCTCACCGGGAGAACGGCGACACCTTGCACACCTACGTGGCGCTGACCAGGCCACAGAACTGGTTCGCCGCCATCGACTTCACCGATGCCGCCGCGGCCACCGCCCGGATCGCGCGCGAGTTCGACGGCTGGGCACCGGAACTCACCGCACTCATCGCCGACGGCGACACAGCGCCGGTCCTGCGCCCCCAGTACGCTCTGCCCACCGGGCACCAGTGGGACCGGGTGCCGGGGGTCACCCTGCTCGGCGACGCCGCCCACCTTGCGCCCCCGAACGGCGACGGCGCCAACCTGGCCATGCTCGACGGCGCCGAACTCGGCAAGGCCCTCGCCGCCTACCCCGACGATGTCGAGGCCGCGCTCACCGAGTACGAGCAGGCCATGTTCTCCCGCAGCGCCGAGGCCACCATTTTCGAAGGTGGAGCGGTTCCGGGGATCGACTCCGAGCACAACACGGCTCAGGGCCTGATCAACATGATCA
The Streptomyces sp. NBC_01296 DNA segment above includes these coding regions:
- a CDS encoding DUF2267 domain-containing protein, yielding MPMRREAFLGNVQERGEYQTLDEAERAARVVLALLGAHLVGTVRAELAARLPETYALILLNPLQAAEPLSPERFVRATAAWIEGATEQTALWDIGAVLSTVAAAAGDVLMREVLLQLPPGYDLLFGHPQPT
- a CDS encoding DUF6286 domain-containing protein, encoding MAATPGLRHELPQRSPDPRVRAALDRQAAVFLLRDAAMRVPGVSGARIRIARHRVGVRADVRFRAPADVKADLVTVLREELDRLALARTPSLAVRVRARRT
- a CDS encoding Hsp20/alpha crystallin family protein, whose protein sequence is MLMRTDPFREMDRIVQQLSGTSGSWSKPSVMPMDAYRQGDAYVIAFDLPGVSTEAIDIDVERNMLTVKAERRPAEKSEGVQMELSERPLGVFSRQIMLADTLDTEQIEADYDAGVLTLRIPIAERAKPRKIAIGGESGRKQISG
- a CDS encoding FAD-dependent oxidoreductase gives rise to the protein MHMPVTIIGAGLGGLTLARVLHLHGIPVTVYEAESSPTVRTQGGMLDIHAYSGQLALKAAGLMDEFHAIVLEGRQATRVLDPDGTVLFHKVDDGTGGRPEVQRGDLRQILLDSLPAGTVRWGHKAGSTRALGGGRHEVTFDGGGTVVTSLLVGADGAWSRIRPLLTTATPEYAGTSVVETYLFHADTRHPAAAKAVGGGLLIAPSPGKEIFAHRENGDTLHTYVALTRPQNWFAAIDFTDAAAATARIAREFDGWAPELTALIADGDTAPVLRPQYALPTGHQWDRVPGVTLLGDAAHLAPPNGDGANLAMLDGAELGKALAAYPDDVEAALTEYEQAMFSRSAEATIFEGGAVPGIDSEHNTAQGLINMITEKSQ
- a CDS encoding GlsB/YeaQ/YmgE family stress response membrane protein translates to MPGRDPGGCVVTPLIGIVGGLLGGWLGKIIFGVDSIDGFFELSTWIAAIVGYLIILLVYRLVAGRKH
- a CDS encoding STAS domain-containing protein yields the protein MPDEHGVRVIVCEGEFDQDTMGPLQRAADAAIADPGIRRIALDVTGVESSDSTLLSLMLHLLRTGRLVLIGPTPQRLNPIFDLTQAGDLFPVMASADAARRL
- a CDS encoding DUF2267 domain-containing protein, with amino-acid sequence MYDQPRANPSLAAMTFDQMLERVRYEGAYPTRERAEEAVRTVLASLGRQLVGDERVDLAQCLPLQAALVLTAQIPDTQHLTGWGFIKDMATRSGTSPAIARWDTGAVLAVVTRLAGPDLLARILRQLPGGYALLFGQAELHQPQPAA